In Thalassospira sp. ER-Se-21-Dark, one genomic interval encodes:
- the tsaE gene encoding tRNA (adenosine(37)-N6)-threonylcarbamoyltransferase complex ATPase subunit type 1 TsaE, with protein sequence MTKTVTVSDQNGTEALAAKLAAVARAGDVILMHGTLGMGKSAFCRAFIRAVADNPHEEVPSPTFTLVQIYELDRVPVWHFDLYRLSDPEEVHELDIEDAFSDAVSLIEWPDRLEYLTPENRLDIHIDPGSTPDGRVFKLEPHGEEWVTRINDLEVDPS encoded by the coding sequence ATGACCAAGACAGTCACTGTCAGCGATCAGAACGGGACCGAAGCCCTCGCCGCCAAACTTGCCGCTGTAGCCAGGGCAGGGGACGTGATTTTGATGCATGGGACACTCGGCATGGGCAAAAGTGCCTTTTGCCGTGCCTTCATTCGGGCTGTGGCCGATAACCCGCATGAAGAAGTTCCCAGTCCGACTTTCACGCTGGTTCAGATCTATGAACTTGATCGCGTGCCAGTCTGGCATTTTGACCTGTATCGCTTGTCTGATCCCGAAGAAGTCCACGAACTTGATATCGAGGATGCCTTTTCCGATGCGGTCAGCCTGATCGAATGGCCGGATCGGTTGGAATACCTGACCCCGGAAAACCGTCTTGATATTCATATCGACCCCGGATCGACCCCTGATGGCCGCGTGTTCAAGCTTGAGCCGCATGGCGAAGAATGGGTGACGCGCATCAATGATCTGGAGGTGGATCCGTCATGA
- a CDS encoding NAD(P)/FAD-dependent oxidoreductase, which yields MSDASHSTDIAIIGAGPVGLFAVFEAGMLGLKSHVIDALDMVGGQCSALYPEKPIFDIPAHPQIAGQDLIHELAKQADPFEPTYHLGQQVTKLEKRDDGRFTLVTTKGTVIDAGAVVIAAGCGAFGPNKPPMDGLEEYEGSGGVQYYVKRRADFAGKNVVIAGGGDSAVDWALSLHDIAAKVMVVHRRPKFRAAPDSSAKLQALAEAGKIELVIPYQLKGLKGENGILSHVVVATLKGEERELEADHLLPFFGLAMELGPIADWGLNLEKNHIGVKQATMETSVPGIFAIGDIATYEHKLKLILSGFAEGASAIHAARAYMFPDKEFHFEYSTTTGVPNE from the coding sequence ATGTCAGACGCATCGCATAGCACAGATATTGCCATTATTGGCGCAGGCCCGGTCGGGCTTTTTGCGGTTTTCGAAGCCGGTATGCTGGGGCTTAAATCCCATGTGATTGACGCGCTTGATATGGTCGGCGGCCAGTGCAGCGCGCTTTATCCGGAAAAGCCGATTTTCGACATTCCGGCCCATCCGCAGATCGCCGGTCAGGACCTTATTCACGAACTTGCCAAACAGGCTGACCCGTTCGAGCCGACCTATCATCTGGGTCAGCAGGTCACCAAGCTTGAAAAACGCGATGATGGCCGTTTCACGCTGGTCACCACGAAGGGCACTGTGATTGATGCCGGTGCGGTTGTGATTGCGGCGGGTTGCGGTGCCTTTGGCCCGAACAAACCGCCGATGGATGGTCTTGAAGAGTATGAAGGATCGGGTGGCGTTCAGTATTACGTAAAACGTCGTGCCGACTTTGCTGGCAAGAACGTCGTGATTGCCGGTGGCGGTGACTCGGCTGTGGACTGGGCATTGTCCCTGCATGATATCGCCGCCAAGGTGATGGTGGTTCATCGTCGCCCGAAATTCCGTGCCGCCCCGGACAGCAGTGCAAAACTGCAGGCGCTGGCCGAGGCGGGCAAGATCGAGTTGGTCATCCCCTATCAGCTTAAAGGTCTTAAGGGTGAAAATGGCATTCTGTCGCACGTGGTTGTAGCGACGCTCAAGGGCGAAGAGCGGGAACTTGAAGCCGATCACCTTCTGCCGTTCTTTGGCCTTGCCATGGAACTCGGTCCAATTGCCGATTGGGGCCTTAATCTTGAGAAGAACCATATCGGCGTGAAACAGGCGACGATGGAAACATCCGTCCCGGGCATCTTTGCCATTGGCGATATCGCGACCTATGAGCACAAGCTTAAACTGATCCTGTCGGGCTTTGCCGAGGGTGCGAGTGCGATCCACGCCGCACGCGCCTATATGTTCCCGGACAAGGAATTCCACTTCGAATATTCGACCACGACGGGTGTTCCGAACGAATAA
- a CDS encoding GFA family protein, with the protein MTTKHPEHRGGCLCGAVRFVASGEPIGGNHCHCGMCRKDSGSGVSTFVAFPTNAVIWDGKPREYESSPGKYRGFCPTCGSSVTWRKGDDDSFIDFRLGTFDDPSRFKAKKHLWMRTALPSFAGIDPEIEHFD; encoded by the coding sequence ATGACCACAAAACATCCCGAACATCGTGGAGGTTGTCTTTGTGGCGCGGTGCGCTTTGTTGCATCCGGGGAACCGATTGGCGGCAATCACTGCCATTGCGGCATGTGTCGTAAGGATAGCGGTTCGGGTGTTTCGACCTTTGTCGCGTTCCCGACCAACGCCGTCATATGGGATGGCAAGCCGCGCGAATATGAAAGTTCGCCTGGCAAGTATCGCGGATTTTGCCCGACATGCGGATCAAGCGTTACCTGGCGCAAGGGCGATGACGACAGCTTCATCGATTTCCGATTGGGCACCTTTGATGACCCAAGCCGGTTCAAGGCCAAAAAGCATCTTTGGATGCGCACAGCACTGCCGAGCTTTGCCGGAATTGATCCGGAGATCGAGCATTTTGATTAA
- a CDS encoding heme-degrading domain-containing protein gives MDLELLAKQEEILVFDRFDEDTAWSIGSKLVGVAQAKNAPVAINIRTPDRTLFHASLAGAKPANDAWARRKSNLVLREHQSSMRFGAELKAKGKSLADHGIDFADYADHGGSFPVRVAGVGVIGAITVSGLASHEDHGMIVSVLAEHLGVSVKL, from the coding sequence ATGGATCTGGAATTGCTCGCCAAACAGGAAGAAATTCTGGTGTTTGACCGCTTTGATGAAGACACCGCCTGGTCAATCGGCTCCAAACTGGTCGGCGTCGCACAGGCCAAAAACGCCCCGGTTGCCATCAATATCCGCACCCCGGACCGCACCCTGTTTCACGCATCCCTTGCCGGTGCCAAACCGGCCAACGATGCGTGGGCACGTCGTAAAAGCAATCTGGTGCTACGTGAACATCAAAGCTCGATGCGCTTTGGGGCGGAGCTTAAGGCCAAGGGCAAATCCCTTGCTGATCACGGGATCGATTTTGCCGACTATGCCGATCACGGCGGCAGCTTCCCGGTCCGTGTTGCCGGTGTCGGCGTGATTGGCGCGATTACAGTATCCGGCCTCGCATCGCACGAAGATCACGGCATGATCGTGAGCGTTTTGGCCGAGCACCTTGGCGTTTCGGTTAAGCTCTAA
- the lepA gene encoding translation elongation factor 4, giving the protein MTDLKNIRNFSIIAHIDHGKSTLADRLIQLTGGLTEREMADQVLDSMDIERERGITIKSQAVRLKYTAKDGQEYTLNLMDTPGHVDFAYEVSRSLAACEGSLLVVDAAQGVEAQTLANVYQAIENNHEIVPVLNKVDLPAAEPDQVKEQIEEVIGIDASDAVMISAKTGLGVPDVLEALVHRLPAPTGDANAPLEVLLVDSWYDTYLGVMILVRVKEGTLKKGQKVRFMNAKVTHQIERVGVFTPKPLAIDEMGPGEIGFINCGMKTVAECEVGDTITEEKRPCAKPLAGFKPSIPVVFCGIFPVDTSEYEVLRDALEKLHLNDASFQFEPENSTALGLGFRCGFLGLLHLEIIQERLEREFELDLITTAPSVSYKITLSKGEEILLHNPADFPDVTKIKAIEEPWIKASIMVPDEYLGGILTLCTERRGVQLDLTYVGNRAMAVYKLPLNEVVFDFYDRLKSISRGYASFDYEIAGYDESDLVKVSILVNEEPVDALALMVHRSAAEYRGREICKRLKDLIPRQMFRIAIQAAIGGKVIARETVSALRKDVTAKCYGGDVSRKRKLLEKQKAGKKKMRQFGKVEIPQSAFINALKMGDDK; this is encoded by the coding sequence ATGACTGACCTTAAGAACATTCGTAACTTTTCGATCATCGCCCATATCGACCACGGTAAATCAACCCTGGCCGACCGCCTGATCCAGTTGACCGGTGGCCTGACCGAACGTGAAATGGCCGATCAGGTTCTCGATTCGATGGATATCGAACGTGAACGTGGCATCACCATCAAATCCCAGGCCGTGCGACTGAAATACACCGCCAAGGATGGGCAGGAATATACGCTCAACCTGATGGACACGCCGGGTCACGTTGACTTTGCCTATGAAGTGTCGCGCTCGCTCGCAGCGTGCGAAGGATCGCTTCTGGTGGTTGATGCAGCACAGGGTGTTGAAGCCCAGACGCTTGCCAACGTCTATCAGGCGATTGAAAACAATCACGAGATCGTCCCGGTCTTGAACAAGGTCGACCTTCCGGCAGCCGAACCCGATCAGGTCAAGGAACAGATCGAAGAAGTGATTGGCATCGATGCGTCTGATGCTGTGATGATCTCGGCCAAAACCGGCCTGGGCGTGCCTGACGTGCTTGAAGCACTGGTGCATCGTCTTCCGGCGCCGACAGGTGATGCGAACGCACCGCTTGAAGTTCTTCTGGTTGATAGCTGGTATGACACCTATCTCGGTGTGATGATTCTGGTGCGCGTGAAGGAAGGCACCCTGAAAAAGGGTCAGAAAGTCCGCTTCATGAACGCCAAGGTCACCCATCAGATCGAACGCGTTGGTGTGTTCACGCCAAAGCCGCTTGCGATTGATGAAATGGGGCCGGGCGAAATCGGCTTTATCAACTGCGGTATGAAAACCGTGGCGGAATGTGAAGTCGGTGACACGATTACCGAGGAAAAACGTCCCTGCGCCAAGCCGTTGGCCGGCTTCAAACCGTCCATCCCGGTTGTGTTTTGTGGCATTTTCCCGGTGGATACCAGCGAATATGAAGTGCTGCGCGATGCGCTTGAAAAGCTGCATCTCAATGACGCGTCCTTCCAGTTCGAGCCGGAAAACTCGACCGCACTTGGTCTTGGTTTCCGTTGTGGTTTCCTGGGTCTTTTGCATCTGGAAATCATTCAGGAACGTCTGGAACGCGAGTTCGAGCTTGATCTGATCACCACCGCACCGTCGGTGTCCTACAAGATCACGCTGAGCAAGGGCGAAGAAATCCTGCTGCATAACCCGGCTGATTTCCCGGACGTTACCAAGATCAAGGCCATTGAAGAACCATGGATCAAGGCATCGATCATGGTGCCGGACGAATATCTTGGCGGCATCCTGACCCTTTGCACCGAACGCCGTGGTGTTCAGCTTGATCTGACCTATGTCGGCAACCGGGCAATGGCGGTCTACAAACTGCCGCTCAACGAAGTGGTGTTTGATTTCTATGACCGTCTGAAATCGATTTCTCGCGGCTATGCCAGCTTCGATTACGAAATTGCCGGTTATGATGAAAGCGATCTGGTAAAGGTTTCCATCCTTGTGAACGAAGAACCGGTTGATGCATTGGCTCTGATGGTGCACCGTTCGGCGGCTGAATACCGTGGTCGTGAGATTTGTAAGCGTCTTAAGGACCTGATCCCGCGCCAGATGTTCCGCATCGCCATTCAGGCCGCCATCGGCGGCAAGGTGATTGCCCGTGAGACCGTTTCTGCCCTGCGTAAGGACGTTACGGCAAAATGTTACGGTGGTGACGTTTCGCGTAAACGCAAGCTGCTTGAAAAACAGAAGGCCGGTAAGAAAAAGATGCGTCAGTTCGGCAAGGTCGAAATTCCGCAATCGGCCTTTATCAACGCGCTCAAGATGGGCGACGACAAGTAA
- a CDS encoding ATP-binding protein has protein sequence MFIMSIEPSLSRRSLVKLRKRLAALTLTGVFVLLFSFFFIQKTLYDSAVEHASAQLEATAFRLGSMLLLHNDVDLQKIVADNSDITVGLLDNQLNQIKGFIPPHLIGDLGDYISTQQTDRDSLVCVHSSEVMVLAYSKLPQINRIVVAYTPRSALLNNWRDAFILHALMFVMAMTILCGLAVWLWHRLKRQHMRAAHLAEHFSDTENTLAECGCAVISWPVETTDGKLTAQLNWPEILGPTAENIEPTMTDFLDRLSSESRTKLRGPLIDNVWQDARIGTMVDIRTARNQMQRFYLMAHRYSEDNREFISVLLLETAAQQELCHPFETYLRHTPEPAIVVNQDGILKGFSPALEELMGLPVHDIVNKPFFMLFVPEDQQTAMTAMRQKNGTATISDGKSILRVLDRKGNVRWLAWHCVGPFDEMIFCSARDVTEFVENANKLRDTLDQLKRSNEDLEQFAYVASHDLQQPLRMVASYTQLLKQRYSGSLDQEADEYIDFAVDGAKRMHKLISHLLEYAKTGTREDFAPIDCNQVLNEAQADLKDVIGREHATITHDDLPTVKGDRIALSRLFQNLLSNAIKYRRPGVSPHISITVEPDPVMRDYWRFSVRDNGIGIHPEHAQRIFRLFQRLHKDEFSGTGLGLSLCRKIVEQHGGRIWLDTSRPLSDPGTTIIFTLRVYHAEASRIGQNNP, from the coding sequence ATGTTCATAATGTCAATCGAGCCATCCCTGTCCCGGCGCAGTCTTGTCAAGTTGCGCAAACGGCTTGCCGCCTTGACGCTGACGGGTGTGTTTGTCCTGCTGTTTTCCTTCTTTTTCATTCAGAAAACGCTTTATGACAGCGCGGTCGAACACGCCAGTGCCCAACTTGAAGCAACCGCCTTTCGGTTGGGATCGATGTTGTTGCTTCATAATGATGTCGACCTGCAAAAGATCGTGGCGGACAATTCCGATATTACCGTTGGTCTGCTTGATAACCAGCTTAACCAGATCAAGGGTTTTATCCCGCCGCATCTGATCGGCGATCTGGGCGACTATATCAGTACCCAACAAACTGATCGCGATTCCCTGGTCTGTGTTCACAGCAGCGAAGTCATGGTTCTGGCCTATAGCAAACTGCCACAAATCAACCGGATAGTGGTGGCCTATACGCCGCGCAGCGCGCTTTTGAATAACTGGCGCGATGCTTTTATCCTGCACGCGCTGATGTTTGTCATGGCGATGACCATTCTTTGTGGCCTGGCGGTCTGGTTGTGGCATCGCCTCAAACGGCAGCACATGCGTGCTGCCCATCTTGCCGAACATTTCAGCGATACGGAAAATACCTTGGCGGAATGCGGCTGTGCCGTGATCAGCTGGCCGGTGGAGACCACCGACGGAAAACTGACGGCGCAACTGAACTGGCCGGAAATCCTTGGTCCGACAGCGGAAAACATCGAACCGACCATGACGGATTTTCTTGACCGGTTGTCATCGGAATCCCGCACAAAGCTTCGCGGACCGCTGATTGACAATGTCTGGCAGGATGCCCGGATTGGCACGATGGTCGATATCCGCACTGCCAGAAACCAGATGCAGCGTTTCTATCTGATGGCGCATCGCTACAGCGAAGACAATCGGGAATTTATTTCGGTTTTGCTTCTGGAAACTGCGGCACAACAGGAACTGTGCCATCCGTTTGAAACCTACCTGCGCCATACGCCGGAACCAGCCATTGTGGTCAATCAGGACGGCATCCTTAAGGGGTTCAGCCCCGCCCTGGAAGAGCTGATGGGGTTGCCGGTGCATGACATCGTCAACAAACCTTTCTTTATGCTGTTCGTTCCCGAGGACCAACAAACCGCGATGACGGCCATGCGCCAGAAAAACGGCACTGCGACGATCAGTGATGGCAAATCAATCCTGCGCGTACTCGACCGCAAGGGCAATGTTCGCTGGTTGGCCTGGCATTGCGTGGGCCCGTTTGACGAGATGATCTTTTGCAGTGCGCGTGATGTGACGGAGTTTGTCGAAAATGCCAACAAGCTGCGCGACACACTTGATCAGCTCAAGCGCAGCAACGAAGACCTCGAACAATTTGCCTATGTGGCGTCCCACGATTTGCAGCAACCACTGCGCATGGTCGCCAGCTATACGCAACTTCTCAAGCAGCGTTACAGCGGCAGCCTTGATCAGGAAGCCGACGAATATATCGACTTTGCTGTCGATGGTGCCAAGCGCATGCACAAGCTGATCAGCCACCTCCTTGAATATGCCAAGACCGGTACGCGCGAAGATTTCGCACCGATTGACTGCAATCAGGTGCTAAACGAGGCGCAAGCGGACCTCAAGGACGTGATTGGCCGTGAACATGCGACCATCACCCATGACGATCTTCCGACCGTCAAAGGTGACCGGATTGCCTTGTCGCGGCTATTCCAGAACCTTTTATCCAATGCCATCAAGTATCGCCGCCCCGGCGTATCACCGCATATTTCCATTACGGTCGAACCCGACCCGGTGATGCGCGACTATTGGCGTTTTTCAGTCCGCGATAACGGCATTGGCATTCACCCCGAACATGCACAACGGATTTTCCGCCTGTTCCAGCGCCTGCATAAGGACGAGTTTTCCGGAACGGGACTTGGCCTGTCTCTGTGCCGCAAGATCGTTGAACAGCATGGCGGCCGCATCTGGCTTGATACCAGCCGACCGCTCAGTGACCCGGGCACGACCATCATCTTTACGCTTCGGGTTTACCACGCCGAGGCATCACGCATTGGGCAAAACAATCCTTGA
- the pheT gene encoding phenylalanine--tRNA ligase subunit beta translates to MKFTLNWLKQHLDTDASIEVVAEKLTDIGLEIEGVTDRAAALADIRVAHIEEAGQHPDADRLKLCRVNTGEKIIQVVCGAPNARTGLKVALAQPGAIIPIDGSKLKPGKIRGVESQGMMCSTRELCLGEDHDGIIELPEDAEIGAPVASVLGADDPILEIGLTPNRPDCTGVRGIARDLAAAGIGTLKADPRQEPVTGAFDSPIGVTISGDIDTNNAVPAFYGRYIRGVKNAESPEWLKARLEAIGLRPISALVDITNLVTHDLGRPLHVFDADKLSGDINVRYATNGEKIAALDNKEYALSDSMVVIADQAKALGIGGIIGGEETGCLEETTNVFVECALFDPISIAKTGRKLQINSDARYRFERGVDPQSVAWGIEVATHLITEICGGEVSHVVKAGEVPNPRNAFDLRIDRIRELGGVAVEADRAIEILKSLGFEVSGSAPVINAVAPTWRPDIIGEADLVEEVLRIVGYDKIPTVPLERETSLPVPALSPFQKRVGLTRRVLASRGLYETVTWSFTDSRWAKLFGELKDGLYLANPISSDLDIMRPNALINMIAAAGRNQARGFSDLALFEVGPEFFGDQPGDQRLVAAGLRSGATTQRSWTGSRRDVDVFDVKADAEALIEALGTSAANVQVNTDGAPEWYHPGRSAALQLGPKNVLGYFGELHPKVLKALGVKGRVVAFELFVENVPMPKKKGTARPALNASSFQSVERDFAFLLDEGVKAEAIIKAAKGADRNLITDVTIFDLYAGKGIEDGKKSLAFSIILQPTKATLTEEEIEAVCKKVVEAVEKATGGSLRA, encoded by the coding sequence ATGAAATTCACACTGAATTGGCTGAAACAGCACCTTGATACCGATGCGTCGATTGAGGTGGTTGCAGAAAAACTGACCGATATCGGTCTTGAAATCGAAGGCGTGACCGACCGCGCGGCAGCCCTTGCCGACATCCGTGTCGCCCACATTGAAGAAGCAGGCCAACATCCCGATGCTGACCGCCTGAAGCTTTGCCGGGTTAATACCGGCGAAAAGATCATTCAGGTCGTTTGTGGTGCGCCGAATGCCCGTACGGGACTTAAGGTCGCATTGGCACAGCCGGGCGCGATCATTCCGATTGATGGTTCCAAACTGAAACCGGGCAAAATCCGTGGTGTTGAAAGTCAGGGCATGATGTGCTCCACCCGTGAGCTCTGCCTTGGTGAAGACCATGACGGCATCATCGAACTGCCTGAAGATGCTGAAATCGGTGCACCGGTTGCGTCTGTCCTTGGTGCGGATGATCCGATCCTTGAAATCGGTCTGACACCGAACCGCCCGGATTGCACCGGTGTTCGCGGGATCGCCCGCGATCTGGCGGCTGCGGGCATCGGAACGCTTAAGGCCGATCCGCGCCAAGAGCCGGTTACTGGTGCGTTTGACAGCCCGATTGGCGTTACGATTAGCGGCGATATTGACACCAACAATGCAGTTCCGGCCTTCTATGGCCGTTACATCCGCGGTGTGAAAAACGCCGAAAGCCCGGAATGGCTGAAAGCCCGTCTGGAAGCCATCGGTCTGCGTCCGATTTCCGCACTGGTGGATATCACCAACCTAGTGACTCATGACCTTGGTCGTCCACTGCATGTGTTTGATGCCGACAAACTGTCGGGCGACATCAATGTGCGTTATGCGACCAATGGCGAAAAGATCGCAGCCCTTGATAACAAGGAATACGCGCTTTCCGACTCCATGGTGGTGATTGCCGATCAGGCAAAGGCACTGGGCATTGGTGGCATCATCGGTGGTGAAGAAACTGGCTGCCTTGAAGAAACGACCAATGTGTTTGTCGAATGCGCACTGTTCGATCCGATCAGCATTGCCAAGACCGGTCGTAAGCTTCAGATCAATTCCGATGCGCGCTATCGGTTTGAGCGTGGCGTTGATCCGCAGTCGGTTGCCTGGGGCATCGAAGTTGCCACCCATCTGATCACCGAGATCTGTGGGGGTGAAGTATCCCATGTCGTCAAGGCTGGCGAAGTACCAAATCCGCGCAATGCCTTTGATCTGCGAATTGATCGTATTCGTGAGCTGGGCGGCGTTGCCGTTGAAGCAGATCGTGCGATTGAAATCCTGAAATCGCTGGGCTTTGAGGTTAGCGGTTCTGCACCGGTTATTAACGCCGTCGCACCGACCTGGCGTCCGGACATCATCGGTGAAGCCGATCTGGTCGAGGAAGTGCTGCGCATTGTCGGTTATGACAAAATCCCGACTGTCCCGCTGGAACGTGAGACCAGCCTGCCGGTTCCGGCCTTGTCGCCGTTCCAGAAACGTGTTGGTTTGACCCGCCGAGTTCTGGCATCGCGCGGTCTTTATGAAACCGTGACCTGGTCATTTACCGACTCGCGTTGGGCCAAACTCTTTGGTGAACTCAAAGACGGTCTGTATCTGGCGAACCCGATCAGTTCCGACCTTGATATCATGCGCCCGAACGCCCTGATCAACATGATTGCGGCGGCCGGTCGTAACCAGGCCCGTGGTTTTTCCGATCTGGCGCTGTTTGAAGTTGGTCCGGAATTCTTTGGCGATCAGCCGGGCGATCAGCGTCTGGTGGCCGCAGGCTTGCGTTCCGGTGCAACAACTCAGCGCAGCTGGACCGGTTCGCGTCGTGATGTCGACGTGTTTGATGTTAAGGCCGATGCCGAAGCCCTGATCGAAGCACTGGGTACCAGTGCCGCCAATGTTCAGGTCAATACCGATGGTGCGCCGGAATGGTATCACCCGGGCCGTTCGGCAGCCCTGCAGTTGGGTCCGAAAAATGTTCTGGGCTATTTCGGCGAATTGCATCCGAAGGTGCTTAAGGCGCTTGGCGTCAAAGGTCGCGTTGTCGCGTTTGAACTGTTTGTTGAAAACGTTCCGATGCCAAAGAAAAAGGGCACGGCCCGTCCTGCCTTGAACGCATCAAGCTTCCAGTCGGTCGAACGTGACTTTGCCTTCCTGCTTGATGAAGGTGTGAAGGCAGAGGCGATCATCAAGGCCGCCAAAGGTGCCGATCGCAATCTGATCACGGATGTGACGATCTTTGACCTTTATGCTGGCAAGGGGATTGAGGATGGCAAAAAGTCACTCGCCTTCTCGATCATCTTGCAGCCGACCAAGGCAACCCTGACCGAAGAAGAAATCGAAGCGGTCTGCAAAAAGGTTGTCGAAGCGGTTGAAAAAGCCACGGGTGGCTCTCTACGCGCCTGA
- the pheS gene encoding phenylalanine--tRNA ligase subunit alpha, which translates to MENIEALREEVLAEVEKAADLAALEDVRISALGKKGRITGLMKNLGKMNPDQRREFGQTLNAVKDQVAGAIETRKTALEDAALEARLSGERIDVTLSSRPDETAGRIHPISQTIDEIVSIFGEMGFALAEGPDVEDDFHNFTALNIPPEHPAREMQDTFYLPEQEDGSRLVLRTHTSPVQIRTMQSKTPPIRIIAPGRTYRSDSDMTHTPMFHQVEGLVIDKKTHMGHLKGCLLEFVKTYFELDDVPVRYRPSFFPFTEPSAEMDIGCSRKGGELKIGEGDDWLEILGCGMVHPRVLSACGLDPEEYQGFAFGMGIERIAMLKYGIPDLRTFFDTDLRWLKHYGFVPLDVPNMVRG; encoded by the coding sequence ATGGAAAACATCGAAGCATTGCGCGAAGAGGTTCTGGCGGAAGTCGAAAAGGCAGCGGATCTGGCAGCCCTTGAAGACGTCCGTATCAGCGCCCTTGGCAAGAAAGGCCGCATTACCGGCCTGATGAAAAACCTTGGCAAGATGAACCCTGACCAGCGTCGTGAATTTGGTCAGACGCTTAATGCCGTCAAGGACCAGGTCGCTGGCGCAATCGAAACCCGTAAAACTGCCCTTGAGGATGCTGCCCTCGAGGCGCGTCTGTCGGGCGAGCGGATTGACGTCACCCTGTCCTCGCGTCCGGATGAAACCGCGGGCCGCATTCACCCGATCAGCCAGACGATTGATGAAATCGTCTCGATCTTTGGCGAAATGGGCTTTGCCCTGGCCGAAGGCCCGGATGTTGAAGACGACTTCCATAACTTTACCGCGCTGAACATTCCGCCGGAACACCCCGCGCGTGAAATGCAGGACACCTTCTATCTGCCCGAACAGGAAGATGGTTCGCGCCTTGTGCTGAGAACGCACACCTCGCCGGTGCAGATCCGGACCATGCAGTCGAAAACTCCGCCGATCCGCATCATTGCGCCGGGTCGTACCTATCGCTCTGACAGCGACATGACCCACACACCGATGTTCCATCAGGTCGAAGGTCTGGTCATCGACAAGAAAACCCATATGGGTCACCTCAAGGGCTGCCTGCTTGAGTTCGTCAAAACCTATTTCGAACTTGATGATGTGCCGGTCCGCTATCGTCCAAGTTTCTTCCCGTTCACCGAGCCGAGTGCCGAAATGGATATCGGTTGTTCGCGCAAAGGTGGGGAGCTCAAGATTGGTGAAGGCGACGACTGGCTGGAGATTCTTGGCTGCGGCATGGTTCATCCGCGCGTGCTGAGCGCCTGCGGCCTTGATCCCGAAGAATATCAAGGCTTCGCCTTTGGTATGGGGATCGAACGTATCGCCATGCTGAAATACGGCATTCCCGATCTTCGCACCTTCTTCGATACCGATCTGCGCTGGCTGAAACATTATGGTTTCGTGCCGCTGGATGTACCGAACATGGTAAGGGGCTGA
- the rplT gene encoding 50S ribosomal protein L20, producing MARVKGGVSSHARHRKVIKAAKGYRGRRNNTFRTAVQAVEKGLQYAYRDRRVKKRQFRSLWIQRINAGARENGLSYSQFMNGLKKAGVELDRKVLADIAVREPEAFKALVTQAQAALD from the coding sequence ATGGCTCGTGTAAAAGGGGGCGTGTCTTCACACGCTCGTCACCGCAAGGTTATTAAGGCTGCCAAGGGTTACCGCGGTCGCCGCAACAATACTTTCCGCACCGCCGTTCAGGCTGTGGAAAAAGGTCTGCAGTATGCATACCGCGATCGTCGCGTTAAGAAACGCCAGTTCCGCTCGCTCTGGATTCAGCGTATCAACGCTGGCGCACGTGAGAACGGTCTGAGCTATTCCCAGTTCATGAATGGCCTGAAAAAGGCTGGTGTTGAACTGGACCGTAAGGTTCTTGCCGACATCGCAGTGCGTGAGCCGGAAGCTTTCAAAGCTCTGGTCACCCAGGCGCAGGCTGCACTGGACTGA
- the rpmI gene encoding 50S ribosomal protein L35, with translation MPKMKTKASAKKRFRLTASGKVRHNVANKRHLLTAKPTKMKRQARGTEILCDADARIVKKFLPYG, from the coding sequence ATGCCCAAGATGAAGACCAAAGCGAGTGCGAAAAAACGCTTTCGCCTGACCGCCAGCGGGAAAGTCCGTCACAACGTGGCAAACAAGCGCCACCTTCTGACTGCGAAACCGACCAAGATGAAGCGCCAGGCACGTGGCACGGAGATCCTCTGTGACGCAGATGCCCGCATCGTCAAAAAATTCCTGCCGTACGGTTAA